The genomic segment TATGAGCTGGAATTCAAATAAGAGCTTGACTGTCTTCATATGAAGGATTTGTTATACAAGGTATGAGTTTCCTATACTAGATTCCATTTTCAAAGTGAAAGAGGCAATTTGTGTATTTACAGGCTAATCTGAGTTAGCAAATGATTATTAGAAATTGGGaaggtaaactttttttttaatgagaatatttagattattgttactgattaatataaatgatttgtctgtggatgtttgaaaacttgattacatcaattatattaatgatccttcataacctgaatctatcaatatttgataataagtcctgaaccagatattgataattcatgtagagaaaatggtatggtcgagctggggtgggattatataagttcgcttccctccacttcctttcaagcgatctacttttACTTCATTATGTGATATGTAATTTCATGTATTATAacctgattgcttaaaataaacaatttaattaattcaaaCATGGGCATGACAGAGAGGAGACAGGAACTATTGAGGTGGACTTTAGGACCACTTGTTGTGGTTGGCTGATTTTTGTTTATCATTTCAAGGAAACCAGCATAGATCTTAAAAGTCTTCAATAACAATGAAACAAATCTCCTAAATATGAACACATATTTATATGTTAATATTTTGCTGATAAACATAATAGAATATAATCTTTATTAATCCCAAATGAAAATCACAACCACATTAGCACAACGAGGAGATGAACTCCTGTtaccctgcagaaactatgtcttacaaaacaacacagggttttgattttggctaaaatatcatcataattaaaagaccactggcaacaataaaaaattgaaaaaaatatatagttggaaaGGGACTTCAGATGTTTTGAGTTTTCCGTGTCTGTaggtatggggttccatttatTTTTGGTAGTTCTGTTGATTTTTCCTAATCTGTGAAGTTAAAGTTTTCAGAATTGATTCTATTTGCCTCTTTTAAGGACCAAGTTTGTGTGTACcgctttttgaaaatattaaattgtaatttcttttcctttttttgctgcttGGACTACAGGAGTTTAAACATCTTATAAGAATAAAACCCCATCCGGATAGCATTTTTTTGCACTATGCTTGTGATTTTTACTGCAGTAGATTTTGTTATAAGGAGTAGCTGCTGTTAGCTGAGTGTATTTTTAATGTCGATTCTTCACATCAGGTAAAAACTAAGGCTGTGAAAGTTAGCACATTAACACATGTGATTATTTACCCCGAATTAActcgttaatatttattaacgcgtgttaaataataattcttttttaaacaattttaatttaaaaaaaataatgacacatttatttaatattttaatttcgtATATATTATTTTCATATTGTCTCATTTAGTCCTCCATATTTCCCGGCCctaataaaaactttttgtcCACAGAAACATTTCGGGTCATCAGCTCCCTCTAGCGGTAATAATGCGCACTTCGGGTTTCAGCTCCGGGACAGCAGGTTCATCCTGGGGGCGAGTAAACAAAGGCTGTTGAGTCCATGTTATCATAATTTCTCCTCGGCTACAGTTCTCTGAACAGCCTCCCTCGTTCCTCTCAGAAGGAGCTGCTCCGCTCCACTCCCATTGGTGAGGCGGCTCCGGGCTTTGTTCCGCCATGGCGATCGCCACCGTGGCCACAGAATACGTGTTCTCCGACTTTCTGCTGAAGGATGCCGCGGAGCCGAAATACAAGGGGGTGCGCCTGGAGCTGGCGCTGGACAAGATCGTGTCGTTCCTGGCGGTGGGGCTGCCGTTGTTTCTCATTTCTCTGGCTTTCGCGCAGGAGGTTTCCGTGGGTGAGTTTCTCTCCTTTTGTTGGCGGGGAGGTGCGGGGTGTCTGGATAGAGAACCCCGGGCCGCTACAACTGCACCCATCTCCATAAGTTCATAGGCGGGGTGGGGGAGTGGAGAGGTGTGGCTTCAGACCACACCCGTGCCAGCGCTGAGACTGATGCGCGCGCGCTGCTGCAGCTAGAAAGACGCACGTGCTTCTGAAATACTCCAAACTGTTGCAGCTAGTGTTGGTGCTTGCCAAGTATGGATGCAGGGTATGGAAGTTTTTTCACCcataattcaaaaaaatatgcaaatctCAATTAACATTCcagtttgtaattttaaaatacatgttgCAATTGACATTTCAATATGCAATTCAGACTTTTCgatatgaaaatacattttgcaatttaggTTTCAATTTGAAACGTTacaaatcaatatgaacataATGAACAAACACAAGATCAATTGTAATGGGTTCTTGGTCCCATGCATTTTACAATTAATGTTCAATTTTGTCatgtattttagaaaagcaatttacaattcaattaccaaaaaaagacatttcaattcattgtttgattttaattcattttaaagtaacataagatatattgaattgtaatttgaaattttagtcacaatttaaatgaaattagaaaaaacagcGTTCAGTTTTGACAGTCAGTTAACAGGGGAAATTTgcattcaagacaaagaaaagttgttttcaaaacaaagacaaatcatATTCAAAACTGACATTTCATGTGCAAAACTAAATGTTGCATTCATAAATATAGTGCACAATTTCATCTTTATGCATAAATTTCTTCTAGACAGTTATCTCATCACATATCTTTGGCATCAATTCAAGTTttataaagaaactctaatATGAAGACAAGAGAAGTTAAAGATAAAGTAGTGTTTGAATAATTCAGAATATGTGTGTGTCTAAACATGGATGTggtgaaataatcaaagctcttttaattattaccAATGAGTATCTGCGACAAAGTTAGATAGTTTAATCAGTGAAATTATGAAAACGTTGCTGTAATTTCTCTCATCCAGGAACCCAGATCAGCTGCTTTGCTCCCACTAACTTCTCCTGGAGACAGGCAGCGTATGTGGACTCCTTCTGTTGGGCTGCAGTGCAGCAACAATCTAACAGCTCACCCCTGTGGCTGCACAAGGTACAGGCCTAAATGAGCTGCTGTAAGAGCTTATAAATGCAATATTCAGACATCCTGCAGATGAATGAGGAACCCCTCAACACATCCACACATCTTTCAGTCAAAACTGTTTCAAACTGTGATGGCGGTGCCTCCCCGTGACTCTTGTTGTGCTCTGACCTCAGTTCTTTCCGTACGTCCTGCTCCTACTGGCCATCCTCATGTACATCCCTGCCTTGATGTGGCGCTTCACAGCGGCTCCACACCTGTCCTCTGACCTGAGCTTCATCATGGAGGAACTAGACCGCTTTTATAACCGCGCTATCCGACTGGCCAGGAATCTGGCATCTTTGGATGGCAAGGATGCAAGTGAGGAATCGCAGAGGTAAACTGTGGTAAACTTGTTGGTATTAGTTTATTTGAACTATTTTCTGTCTCTCCTggcttttctgtttcaaacctcCTGTGGATCCCAGTTTGACTTTCTCTGTCTTTGCTGCCTCCTTGTGGCTCTGCAAAAGTGCTTCTGCTCAGACCTGAGTGTTGCCTAGTCTTGCTGAGAAGTTACTgttaggggtgtaatgattcattttaactcTTTGATTcaaatcataatttgtggttgccaaTCCGATTCATAGTGGATATTGGTCCATTTTGAACgaacctaaaatggatccaggacatctttattcAAAACTTCCACCTGTGTGACTTGGAGaaaaatacctggtactgaacagtgcaggtgaaatTTTCCCGATTCCTTGTtcttattagaacattctaccacactgtatggtcacatgtattttatgtgttgtccactgtgatggtatttggtcatttttacgtcatagtaaaataaagataccgtctcaatccaaatggtattttccaatataaatgacaataaattttgaaacaatgttttaattgtgtgaatgctttataAGCTAATAGGGATCCTGTTTCTATGTAttattattccttatttattcttctgtatgttttttgatccataaaaattcaatcacactttcagcaatttctacAATCTTGCtttcaaaacgttcagcttgttaaggacattcctgcttgtagtATATGtagcattttaatttttctttttgcaagtTTTGCGattcttttcaaaaaatgttccaattctTTTTGCACTCTGAAACCTTTgaaatattggtatcaaaacgttcagctcgttcaggacactCCTGCTATTTATGCATGTTAcgcaattttttacattttttgcaatttttcaaagaaatgtttgaaattcGTGTGCAAATGATGCATCAAAATGTTTAGCATGTTCAGAACGTTATACAGCAAttaaagtttcagcatctttagtgaccacattcagcaacAAGCATacaaactagcattattgcaggtaatccAACTGTTCTAGTATATAATGGTATAGGTTGATTTGATAAGATTaaaacttgcctcagacagatggatctggttggattgtaggaatcataattgatttattgtttaatcattacacccctagttAACCCTATCGTAATTTGCATGGATGTCCCCTCCTAACCCTCAGTGCTCTGGATTTGGCTGAAGGCTGCTTTAAATACCCTCTGGTGGAGCAGTACCTGAAGACCAAACGCTTCTCTCGCTGCCTTGTGGTTAAATACGTGGCCTGCCGGGGCCTGACTCTTCTCATTCTGCTGTTGGCGTGCGTCTTCCTGGCCTACTACATCCTGCTGGCTTCTCTCACTGATGAGTTTCCTTGTGACCTGCGGACAGGCGTGCTGCAGAACAACAGCATGGTGCCATCTGCTGTGCAGTGCAAGCTCGTAGCAGTGGGTGTCTTTCGGCTGCTGAGCTACATAAACTTGGCGGTGTACGTGCTTCTGGCTCCATTGGTGGTGTACGCTGCCCTGGGACCTGCCCGACAGAGCTCCAGCTTCCTCCGGCCTTATGAGATGCTGCCTGGATTTGGGGCTTTGGGTGTAATCACGCCGGTCTACAACGACCTCAGCATTTATCTGCTGTTCCTGCAGGAGAACCTGAGTGAGCTGAAGTCCTTCAAGTGTTTGAAAGTGAGTCTCGAAACAAACATGGTAACCCTAGCGTGATACCGCCTTAGTCCTCGCCTGACAAATCTTATCCCCAGGTCCTGGAGTTGCTGCAGCAAGCTGGTGATGAGGGCTTCGACGCCATGTGCCTGCTGCAAACTCTGGGTCAGGTGAAGACCGACGTGTTAGACAGTAAGAAGTCAAGAATACGCAAAGAAACAGATAAAGACGTGGAATGACCGAACTGACCAGCTTTAGGTTTACTGCTGCagggtttgtgtttttcaataAGTGAGTTCAAGAGATATTCATGAAACCTGAACTCTGAATGACATCAGGAGAGGAAATAAGATGGTTCATGCTCTGCAAGAAACATGAAATTGTTCTTTTAGGAATACAATGACGTTATTCTTTTTCAACAGCTATTGTCTATAGAATTTtgttgctgaacttttgtctcATCTGTTATTAAATTCGGTCGAGCATTTGATGTACTGTTTGGATGGATCTGACAGacattttactgttgttttcatttcctcATGAATCACTTAGAAGATTAGATCTTCCTTCATTTGCACTGAATGTGGTTCTCCGCCTTATCGGGAGAAATTGGTACAAAGCTGACAgtaataaaaagtcagaagCGGAAAGAACTTTGCAGGCCTGCATGAAGAAGAAAGTTCTTTCCTCTAGCAATGCTGTGaaggaaaagaacaaacagaagcagaacttttgcacttatttttgtctgaaatgcTGGATGTGATCAGTTCTAATAGGCATTAATTTGAGTTTACTTTTTGCAGTgtagtttgatgtttttaaagtttttatttgaaaactcAGATGATGTGTGGGGTCTAAAGACTGCTAAAGGCTAAAAGTGCAAACCTtgtatttgaactttttcacttGGGttcttttttatggttttactaaaatttcagacacatttttggactaaaTGATCTTAACTTTTTTCAGATACCATGGGATGGAAAGCATCTCAAGTTAAGTCATTTCTATCTAAAGTGAGCATAGAAAAAACAAGTATAAAGTTACAAGTAGCATCAATGAcgaaaatgtaagaaaaaaaattgtacctgtatgtttgtctttttttagaatgtgtgtgttttacttgtgttactttttcagattttcttgaaatacatttagctattttctgctgtttgaaaccataatgtaataataatacatCTAGCGCTGTGTTTTGACTGAAAGAAAAAGGGTCACTCATGTTTCTCACCCTGCATTTGTATTCTGTGATACCATGAGACTGCATACATTCACTGGTGATGTTATTGCCCTGGACAAACATGAATAGTAGGCATGAAGACATATTACATTTTGTAAGAGTGGATTTACTTGCACAAATGCCAtttcttaaagtcccatttcaatcatcttttgatctattgtaacaGCATTCccagtttaatttaattatgattaaggcatttttagccaaaatgttaaaacctctgacattttctaggtcatagtttgtGTAGaccggcagtagttcatcagcaattcacctctgagttatgggtgggTCCAATGGCGCAGTGTAAGCCTGCCCGCATTTCCTATCcgtcctttgtttacactctctcttgctagcttacagtccctcacaaccccaagcaaACATTACTGTtggaacaaaaatgacaagtaatattggagccatccagacgtacaattttgagccagattctagctcagatgaggaaaaccaagaagtgcatggatctatttgttcattagtggatgcatcagaatggagaggagcaggaaacTTTCCTGCCCACTGATAATAGCACATACATTGCTACTACAAGCATTTTCCAACTGTTttttgattcacaactatttcagTAAATcagtactcagaaatgaaaatttgaGCATAATGTTGtctatatttgtcctccatcatgaaaaaatgcaacaagaacatgttaa from the Oryzias melastigma strain HK-1 linkage group LG1, ASM292280v2, whole genome shotgun sequence genome contains:
- the panx1b gene encoding pannexin-1b; protein product: MAIATVATEYVFSDFLLKDAAEPKYKGVRLELALDKIVSFLAVGLPLFLISLAFAQEVSVGTQISCFAPTNFSWRQAAYVDSFCWAAVQQQSNSSPLWLHKFFPYVLLLLAILMYIPALMWRFTAAPHLSSDLSFIMEELDRFYNRAIRLARNLASLDGKDASEESQSALDLAEGCFKYPLVEQYLKTKRFSRCLVVKYVACRGLTLLILLLACVFLAYYILLASLTDEFPCDLRTGVLQNNSMVPSAVQCKLVAVGVFRLLSYINLAVYVLLAPLVVYAALGPARQSSSFLRPYEMLPGFGALGVITPVYNDLSIYLLFLQENLSELKSFKCLKVLELLQQAGDEGFDAMCLLQTLGQVKTDVLDSKKSRIRKETDKDVE